The Vicia villosa cultivar HV-30 ecotype Madison, WI linkage group LG1, Vvil1.0, whole genome shotgun sequence genome includes a region encoding these proteins:
- the LOC131643392 gene encoding endo-1,4-beta-xylanase 5-like: MKKIAINWSVHCCLISHKMKAVAAAELCIFLLSVSCLLLLSSGFHLHSKHYDYSATTECLKEPHRAQYGGGIIVNPGFDHNIKGWTVVGNGTIEERISNDGNRFIVSRNRTRALDGFSQKVHLKKGLIYIFSAWFQLSEGNEFVSVVFKTNESELVHGGRVIAKHGCWSLLKGGIVAKFSRHVEILFEIENPTVELWADSVSLQPFTRKQWRLHQRDSVEGVRKRRVRFQVTHPNGTALEGATVVIKQTRADFPFGCAMNHYILTNKDYQKWFVSRFKYTTFTNEMKWYSTEIVQGYENYTIPDAMLQFSKENGIFVRGHNIFWDSPRRQPHWDLTLSPDELRVAADKRMNSVVSRYKGQVIAWDVVNENVHFHFFEDKLGENISAEYYLAAYRLDPNTEMFMNEYNTIEVVGDKNASPTNYIRKLKEIQQFPGIDGISLAIGLQGHFPRGVPNLAYMRSGLDLLAATGLPIWLTEVSVDAQPNQAEYFEDVLREGFSHPAVQGIIMFVGPEQAGFDSTLLADSNFKNTPAGDVVDKLIREWGTGPQTDIADRRGIIDISLYYGDYDVTVTHPLTKYSKTMNISVRKGFSLETVHVTVDA; the protein is encoded by the exons ATGAAAAAAATTGCTATAAATTGGTCAGTGCATTGTTGTTTGATTAGTCACAAGATGAAGGCTGTTGCTGCAGCAGAGTTATGCATTTTCTTGCTCTCTGTATCTTgccttctactcctttcttcag GGTTTCATCTGCATTCTAAACATTATGATTATTCTGCTACTACAGAG TGTTTAAAAGAACCTCATAGGGCACAATATGGAGGAGGCATTATAGTAAATCCAGGGTTTGATCATAACATAAAGGGTTGGACTGTGGTTGGAAATGGAACAATTGAGGAACGGATATCAAATGATGGCAATCGATTCATTGTTTCTCGCAACAGAACACGAGCATTGGATGGTTTCTCGCAGAAGGTTCATCTGAAGAAAGGATTGATATACATTTTTTCTG CTTGGTTTCAGCTGAGTGAAGGAAATGAGTTTGTTTCGGTTGTTTTTAAAACGAATGAAAGTGAATTGGTACATGGTGGTCGTGTGATAGCCAAGCATGGTTGCTGGTCTCTGCTAAAAGGGGGCATAGTTGCAAAGTTTTCAAGGCATGTTGAGATTCTATTTGAG ATTGAGAATCCAACTGTGGAACTATGGGCTGATAGTGTGTCCTTACAACCATTCACCAGAAAGCAATGGCGATTACACCAACGCGACAGCGTTGAGGGG GTACGTAAGAGAAGGGTGAGATTCCAGGTTACTCATCCAAACGGAACAGCGTTGGAAGGGGCAACCGTTGTTATCAAACAAACAAGGGCAGATTTTCCATTTGGATGTGCGATGAATCATTATATCCTCACAAACAAAGACTACCAGAAATGGTTTGTTTCAAGATTCAAATACACAACTTTCACCAACGAGATGAAGTGGTATAGTACAGAAATAGTTCAAGGATACGAAAACTATACCATCCCAGATGCCATGTTACAATTTTCTAAAGAAAATGGCATTTTTGTAAGAGGTCATAACATTTTCTGGGACAGTCCAAGACGTCAACCTCATTGGGATTTGACCTTGTCTCCTGACGAATTACGAGTAGCAGCTGATAAAAGAATGAATTCTGTTGTCTCAAGGTATAAAGGACAAGTTATTGCATGGGATGTCGTGAATGAGAATGTCCACTTCCACTTTTTTGAGGACAAACTTGGCGAAAATATCTCTGCAGAATATTATTTAGCAGCTTACCGTCTTGATCCAAATACCGAGATGTTCATGAATGAGTATAACACCATTGAGGTCGTTGGGGATAAGAATGCCAGCCCAACCAATTATATCAGGAAACTTAAAGAGATTCAGCAATTTCCAGGAATTGATGGAATATCATTGGCCATAGGGTTGCAAGGCCATTTTCCAAGGGGTGTGCCAAACCTTGCTTACATGAGGTCAGGTCTAGATCTTCTTGCCGCAACTGGACTTCCTATATGGCTCACAGAAGTCAGTGTGGATGCTCAGCCAAATCAG GCAGAGTACTTTGAAGACGTACTAAGAGAGGGTTTCTCTCATCCTGCTGTTCAAGGGATTATAATGTTTGTAGGGCCAGAACAAGCTGGCTTCGACAGTACATTACTTGcagattcaaattttaaaaatactccTGCCGGAGATGTTGTGGACAAGCTGATTCGCGAGTGGGGAACTGGTCCTCAAACAGACATAGCAGATAGAAGAGGAATTATAGATATTTCACTATATTATGGGGATTATGATGTTACTGTTACACATCCTCTAACCAAATACTCCAAaacaatgaatataagtgtaaGGAAAGGATTTTCTTTGGAAACTGTCCATGTGACAGTGGACGCCTAA
- the LOC131643391 gene encoding octanoyltransferase LIP2, mitochondrial-like yields the protein MKALRSLEVWKLGVVNYLDALKLQEKLVLERKSHKICDTLLSLQHPPTYTVGKRQTVHNLLIPQSELEQIGAELHYTQRGGDITFHGPHQAVLYPIISLRDVGLGARRFVEKIELTMIELAGVYGVKACPGQRCETGVWVGERKIGAVGVQISNGITSHGMAFNIDPDLNYFRHIVPCGIADKEVTSLRRETGFDLPREEIIQEELISCFARIFGYDNLIWKEGASILSDKNETE from the coding sequence ATGAAGGCCTTGCGAAGCCTTGAGGTCTGGAAACTAGGAGTTGTCAACTATTTGGATGCATTAAAACTGCAAGAAAAACTGGTATTGGAAAGAAAATCCCATAAGATATGTGACACTCTTCTGTCCTTGCAACATCCTCCTACATACACTGTGGGCAAAAGACAAACGGTTCACAATTTACTCATCCCCCAGTCAGAATTGGAACAGATTGGAGCTGAACTTCACTATACTCAACGAGGAGGAGACATTACATTTCACGGTCCACACCAAGCCGTATTATATCCTATCATTTCGCTTCGTGACGTGGGACTCGGTGCGAGAAGATTTGTAGAAAAGATTGAGTTAACTATGATTGAATTGGCAGGTGTATATGGTGTGAAAGCTTGTCCTGGACAAAGGTGTGAGACGGGAGTGTGGGTTGGAGAAAGGAAGATAGGTGCAGTTGGTGTACAGATATCGAACGGAATCACTTCTCATGGTATGGCATTTAACATTGACCCTGATTTAAATTACTTTAGGCACATTGTTCCGTGTGGAATTGCAGATAAAGAAGTGACATCTTTGAGAAGGGAGACGGGTTTTGACCTTCCCAGAGAAGAAATAATACAAGAGGAGTTGATTTCATGTTTCGCAAGAATCTTTGGTTATGATAACCTGATCTGGAAGGAAGGTGCTTCTATATTGTCTGATAAGAACGAAACTGAGTGA